The following proteins are co-located in the Camelina sativa cultivar DH55 chromosome 12, Cs, whole genome shotgun sequence genome:
- the LOC104730396 gene encoding phosphoinositide 3-kinase regulatory subunit 4-like: MGNKIARTTQVSATEYYLHDLPSSYNLVLKEVLCRGRFLKSIQCKHDEGLVVVKVYFKRGDSIDLREYERRLVKIKDVFLSLEHPHVWPFQFWQETDKAAYLVRQYFYSNLHDRLSTRPFLNLVEKKWLAFQLLLAVKQCHEKDICHGDIKCENVLLTSWNWLYLADFASFKPTYIPYDDPSDFSFFFDTRGQRLCYLAPERFYEHGGETQVAQDAPLKPSMDIFAVGCVIAELFMEGQPLFELAQLLAYRRGQHDPSQHLEKIPDLGIRKMILHMIQLEPEARLSAEDYLKNYVGVVFPNYFSPFLHTLYCCWNPLPSDMRVATCQGIFQEILKKMMENKPGDEDDVDPPVPSNSVNASKVQETFANHKLNASKVLSSNTVNSKDEIHSISDAVKKNRHPFLKKITMDDLGTLMSLYDSRSDTYGTPFLPVEGNMKCEGMVLIASMLCSCIRNIKLPHLRREAILLLRSCSLYIDDDDRLQRVLPYVVALLSDPTAIVRCAAMETLCDILPLVRDFPPSDAKIFQEYIFPMLSMLPEDTEESVRICYASNIAKLALTAYGFLMHSFQLSDVGVLNELNSQQIPASPPSETPSHLQKANGNAQLAQLRKTIAEVVQELVMGPKQTPNVRRALLQDIGELCFFFGQRQSNDFLLPILPAFLNDRDEQLRSVFFEKIVYVCFFVGQRSVEEYLLPYIDQALSDQTEAVIVNALECLSTLCKSNFLRKRALLQMIECVYPLLRYPSQWVRRAVVTFIAASSECIGAIDSFAFIAPVIRPFLSRLPASIASEEGLLSCLKPPVTREVVYSILEKARKPEIVARQRKIWYSSSPQSKDWETVDLFDKDTGELNSIECGAEQKQNVEGKKQIRSASKQPEVQGKYAEKDVKLRIPRNPRPNVSNNVESRDPLCQEKLQFSGFMAPYVSGLNSYIEPENIPLYSFSMDKRAATNHPVASESSLQMNSLGMGSLSVPWMDSMSKSFNLASSVPVPKLISGSFHVGNNPKQFYRVVHEPDCIDNDQVSSAISKFQDLGVSSSSKSASVTSEDASSPADLVGEPSLSRTSVPDSGWKPRGVLVAHLQEHRSAVNDIATSSDHSFFVSASDDSTVKVWDSRKLEKDISFRSRLTYHLEGSRGMCTTMLRNSTQVVVGASDGVIHMFSIDHISRGLGNVVEKYSGIVDIKKKDVKEGALVSLLNYTADSLSGPMVMYSTQNCGIHLWDTRSDLDAWTLKANPEEGYVSSLVTSPCGNWFVSGSSRGVLTLWDLRFRVPVNSWQYPLVCPIEKMCLCFLPPSVSVSTTMRPFIYIAAGCNEVSLWNAEAGSCHQVLRVANYDNETDVSEFQWKLPSNKVNSKPNLRQNMSSKYRIEELNEPPPRLPGIRTLLPLPGGDLLTGGTDLKIRCWDYSSPERSYTICGPNLKGVGNDDFYELKTNSGVQFVQETKRRPLATKLTAKAVLAAAATDTAGCHRDSVQSLASVKLNQRLLISSSRDGAIKVWK, encoded by the exons ATGGGAAACAAAATCGCACGGACGACACAAGTCTCGGCGACGGAGTACTACCTCCACGACTTGCCGTCTTCGTACAATCTGGTTTTGAAAGAGGTTTTATGTCGAGGAAGATTCTTAAAGTCGATCCAATGTAAGCACGATGAAGGATTGGTTGTTGTTAAGGTTTACTTCAAGCGTGGTGACTCGATCGATCTCAGGGAGTATGAGAGACGTCTCGTTAAGATCAAGGATGTGTTTTTGTCTCTAGAGCATCCTCACGTTTGGCCTTTTCAG TTTTGGCAAGAGACTGATAAAGCAGCTTATCTAGTGAGGCAATACTTTTACAGTAATCTCCATGATCGGTTGAGTACTCGGCCTTTTCTCAACCTTGTAGAGAAGAAATGGTTGGCGTTTCAG TTGCTTCTTGCTGTGAAGCAATGTCATGAGAAAGATATATGTCATG GTGATATCAAGTGCGAGAACGTATTGCTCACTTCCTGGAACTGGCTTTATCTTGCTGATTTTGCATCCTTTAAACCCACATACATTCCTTATGATGATCCATCAgacttctcctttttctttgacACAAGGGGACAAAGACTTTGTTATCTGGCTCCAGAG AGATTCTATGAGCATGGAGGTGAGACACAAGTAGCACAAGATGCTCCATTAAAACCGTCCATGGATATATTTGCTGTGGG GTGTGTGATAGCAGAACTTTTTATGGAGGGTCAGCCACTATTTGAACTGGCTCAGCTTCTCGCTTATCGTAGAGGGCAACATGATCCTAGCCAACATCTTGAAAAG ATTCCTGATCTGGGAATTCGCAAGATGATTCTTCATATGATTCAGTTAGAACCTGAAGCACGCCTATCTGCTGAAGACTACCTGAAAAATTATGTGGGAGTTGTTTTCCCAAACTACTTCTCACCATTTCTGCACACTTTatattgttgttggaatccactTCCTTCAGATATGAGG GTAGCGACTTGCCAGGGGATATTTCAAGAAATACTTAAAAAGATGATGGAAAATAAGCCAGGTGATGAGGATGACGTTGATCCTCCTGTACCTTCAAATTCAGTGAACGCAAGCAAGGTGCAGGAAACTTTTGCAAATCACAAATTGAACGCATCGAAGGTCTTGAGCAGTAATACTGTTAACTCAAAGGATGAGATTCACTCTATTTCTGATGCAGTCAAGAAAAATCGCCATCCTTTCTTAAAAAAGATAACAATGGACGATTTGGGTACACTAATGTCTCTTTATGATAGCCGTTCTGACACTTATGGCACGCCTTTTCTACCTGTAGAGGGTAACATGAAATGTGAGGGAATGGTTCTTATTGCATCTATGCTCTGTTCTTGTATCCGCAATATCAAGTTGCCTCATTTGAGGAGGGAAGCTATACTTCTATTGAGGTCTTGCTCTTtgtatattgatgatgatgatcgctTACAGCGTGTACTTCCATACGTCGTTGCCTTGCTTTCTGATCCAACAGCAATTGTGCGGTGTGCTGCCATGGAAACTTTGTGTGACATTCTGCCGCTTGTCCGAGATTTTCCTCCTAGTGATGCGAAGATTTTCCAAGAGTATATATTTCCTATGCTCTCCATGCTACCTGAAGATACAGAAGAGAGTGTGAGGATATGCTATGCTAGCAATATTGCAAAACTTGCTCTTACTGCTTATGGATTCCTGATGCATTCTTTCCAGTTGAGTGATGTAGGGGTTCTTAATGAATTGAATTCCCAGCAGATCCCCGCTTCACCTCCTAGTGAGACCCCTAGTCACTTGCAAAAGGCAAATGGAAATGCACAGCTTGCACAGCTTAGAAAAACTATAGCTGAAGTTGTTCAAGAGCTTGTTATGGGTCCAAAACAAACTCCAAATGTTAGAAGAGCACTCCTTCAGGACATAGGGGAACTTTGCTTTTTCTTTGGTCAGAGGCAGAGTAATGACTTTCTACTACCGATCCTCCCTGCTTTTCTAAATGACAGAGATGAACAGCTAAGATCTGTATTCTTTGAGAAAATTGTTTATGTATGCTTTTTTGTCGGTCAGAGAAGTGTGGAGGAGTATCTATTGCCCTATATCGATCAAGCTTTGAGTGATCAGACAGAGGCTGTTATTGTCAATGCATTGGAGTGCTTATCCACATTATGCAAGAGTAATTTCTTGCGGAAGAGAGCTCTCCTCCAAATGATAGAGTGTGTTTATCCTTTGCTACGCTATCCATCTCAATGGGTAAGGAGGGCAGTTGTCACTTTCATTGCCGCAAGTAGTGAATGTATAGGTGCAATCGactcttttgcttttattgCCCCAGTAATACGCCCCTTTCTCAGTAGACTGCCTGCGTCAATTGCTTCTGAGGAAGGTCTACTTTCATGTTTGAAGCCCCCAGTCACAAGGGAGGTGGTTTACAGTATCTTAGAAAAAGCTAGAAAGCCAGAAATCGTGGCGAGACAGCGAAAGATATGGTACAGTTCTTCACCTCAATCCAAAGATTGGGAAACTGTTGATTTGTTTGACAAAGATACTGGGGAGTTAAATTCAATAGAATGTGGGGCCGAACAGAAGCAAAATGtggaaggaaaaaaacagattaGAAGTGCATCGAAGCAACCAGAAGTTCAAGGAAAGTATGCAGAAAAGGatgtgaaattgagaatccCGAGAAACCCTAGACCCAATGTTTCCAACAATGTTGAGTCACGTGATCCCTTGTGTCAAGAGAAGTTACAGTTCTCTGGGTTTATGGCACCATATGTATCTGGTTTGAATAGCTATATTGAACCAGAGAACATACCTCTCTATTCGTTTAGCATGGACAAAAGAGCAGCTACAAATCATCCTGTGGCTTCTGAGTCTTCATTGCAGATGAACTCTCTGGGAATGGGTTCATTGTCAGTGCCATGGATGGATTCCATGAGTAAGTCCTTTAACTTGGCTAGTTCGGTTCCAGTGCCTAAGCTGATTTCTGGGTCATTCCATGTCGggaacaatcctaaacaattttACAGAGTGGTACATGAGCCAGATTGCATAGATAATGATCAAGTCTCCTCAGCTATCAGTAAATTTCAAGATCTCGGTGTTTCAAGCTCCTCAAAAAGCGCTTCTGTGACTTCAGAAGATGCTTCTTCTCCAGCAGATCTTGTTGGAGAACCATCTCTGTCAAGGACATCGGTTCCGGATTCAGGGTGGAAGCCTCGTGGAGTATTAGTTGCTCATCTACAGGAGCATCGCTCTGCGGTCAACGACATTGCCACTTCAAGCGATCATAGCTTTTTTGTTAGTGCATCAGATGATTCCACAGTGAAGGTGTGGGACTCTAGAAAACTGGAAAAGGACATCTCTTTTAGGTCAAGGCTAACATATCATCTCGAGGGAAGCAGAGGGATGTGCACAACAATGCTTCGGAATTCAACACAAGTTGTCGTTGGAGCCTCTGATGGTGTGATACATATGTTTTCAATTGACCATATCTCCAGAGGCTTGGGGAACGTAGTGGAAAAGTATTCAGGAATTGTTGATATTAAAAAGAAGGATGTTAAAGAAGGCGCTCTAGTTTCTCTCTTGAATTATACCGCTGATAGCCTTTCTGGTCCGATGGTAATGTATAGTACTCAAAACTGCGGAATCCACCTTTGGGATACAAGATCAGATTTAGATGCATGGACACTGAAAGCAAACCCTGAAGAAGGATATGTGTCTTCTTTGGTTACAAGCCCTTGTGGGAATTGGTTTGTCTCTGGTTCTTCAAGGGGAGTGCTTACTCTTTGGGATTTGAGATTTCGTGTTCCCGTAAATTCATGGCAATACCCTCTTGTATGCCCCATAGAGAAGATGTGCCTCTGCTTTCTTCCTCCAAGCGTCTCAGTGTCCACCACTATGAGACCTTTCATTTATATTGCTGCCGGTTGCAATGAAGTTTCACTCTGGAATGCAGAGGCAGGTAGCTGTCACCAG GTATTGAGAGTAGCCAACTATGACAACGAGACGGATGTTTCCGAGTTTCAATGGAAGTTACCAAGCAATAAGGTAAATTCCAAGCCGAATCTTCGCCAGAACATGAGTTCCAAGTACAGAATCGAGGAGTTGAACGAGCCTCCTCCTCGTCTTCCTGGTATCCGCACTTTGCTTCCTTTACCTGGCGGTGACTTGTTAACAGGTGGTACTGACTTGAAGATTCGGTGTTGGGATTACTCCAG TCCTGAGAGAAGTTATACTA
- the LOC104733229 gene encoding F-box/kelch-repeat protein At4g29370-like, producing the protein MMISGAGGEVKPSHKKKTPPQCDESSSFSPLPYELIVECFARISKSHYPSLSLVSKTFHSLLSSPELYAGRSKTNDICLYICLRLPKRPCPRWFSLWIKPNRTPTKSSGNFMVPISSSSDSLPASKSTVAMGSDIYAIGGTVAPSSAVRIFDCRRHTWRDAPNMMVARSNPVACVLGDKIYVMGGCEGSDKSTDWSEVFDTKTQTWRLIPNHDAEAKEDNVMYCRCGSGYIMWYDSVGEKWRYVQGLDKLMKYNYSRSCRLIEIVNCGGKIAFMWETCVLSRRCPNKKIVCGMVAFERLQNEICGKIKWLHGVHTLPNSYKVLRCLAVSV; encoded by the exons ATGATGATCTCCGGAGCCGGAGGCGAAGTTAAACCATCGCATAAAAAGAAGACTCCTCCGCAATGTGATGAGTCGTCATCGTTCTCGCCACTTCCATACGAACTCATTGTAGAGTGCTTCGCACGTATCTCTAAATCGCATTACCCTTCACTCTCACTCGTCTCCAAAACCTTtcactctctcctctcttcacCGGAACTCTACGCCGGCCGATCTAAAACCAACGATATCTGTCTCTACATTTGCTTACGCTTACCTAAACGTCCATGTCCTCGCTGGTTTAGTCTTTGGATTAAACCTAACCGGACACCAACCAAGTCAAGCGGAAATTTCATGGTTCCGATTTCATCTAGTTCTGATTCTCTTCCGGCATCAAAGTCCACCGTGGCGATGGGTTCGGACATCTATGCAATCGGTGGAACTGTCGCGCCCTCTTCTGCGGTTAGGATATTTGATTGTCGGAGGCACACGTGGCGTGACGCACCTAACATGATGGTTGCTAGAAGTAACCCGGTGGCATGTGTCCTCGGTGACAAAATATACGTAATGGGAGGTTGTGAAGGATCAGACAAGTCCACAGATTGGTCGGAGGTATTCGACACAAAGACACAAACTTGGCGACTAATACCGAATCATGACGCTGAGGCAAAGGAAG ACAATGTAATGTACTGTCGATGTGGCTCGGGGTATATCATGTGGTATGACTCAGTTGGTGAAAAATGGAGATATGTTCAAGGTTTGGATAAACTGATGAAGTACAATTATAGTAGATCATGCCGTCTGATAGAAATAGTTAACTGTGGTGGAAAAATCGCATTTATGTGGGAAACGTGTGTGCTATCGAGACGCTGTCCTAACAAGAAAATTGTGTGCGGGATGGTTGCGTTTGAAAGACTTCAAAATGAGATTTGTGGGAAGATTAAGTGGTTGCATGGTGTTCATACACTCCCCAACTCATATAAGGTTTTGCGTTGTCTAGCTGTTTCAGTTTGA
- the LOC104730397 gene encoding F-box/kelch-repeat protein At4g29370-like, with product MTLSSLPNELIVNCLARISISHYPSLSLVSKTFRSLISSEDLYAARSQLGTTEIWGLYIYLRFPTVPSEEPTPRWFRLRAIKPNQNEIFYGGRTVYRFVPSYIFLPHSNPTLTLSIAWKIYGEYMAENFGPSSAIWVLDSRSRTWGHVPNMKMKRKHASSCVFDDKIYVMGGCDPSCGDINWFEMYDIKTKTWRTLPENPDIKVRQGDNVVRKIDVVEGKIYVKTEAGVKDWVYNVKEGKWSVAEEQLSLLWSKSWCVIDNVMYCYSCARYKWYDFEAREWRDVKGLESLKKHRTASTDFRNCMVELVNCGGKLVILWDRFQRPGRSHNKNIWCAMVALEKGFGGAVWGKIEWVNVVLTVPKSYNFLRCIALSV from the coding sequence ATGACGTTGTCTTCACTTCCAAACGAACTCATCGTTAACTGCTTGGCACGTATCTCTATATCCCATTACCCTTCACTCTCCCTCGTCTCCAAAACCTTTCGTTCTCTCATCTCTTCTGAAGATCTCTACGCTGCGCGATCTCAACTCGGTACCACCGAGATCTGGGGCCTCTATATCTATCTACGGTTTCCCACCGTACCATCCGAGGAGCCAACCCCACGCTGGTTCCGTCTCAGAGCCATCAAACCTAATCAAAACGAAATTTTCTATGGTGGGAGAACTGTGTATCGCTTCGTTccttcttatatttttcttccgCATTCAAACCCAACCCTAACCCTATCCATCGCTTGGAAGATCTATGGTGAATACATGGCCGAGAACTTTGGTCCGTCTTCAGCTATATGGGTATTGGACTCTCGGAGCCGCACGTGGGGACATGTCCCTAacatgaagatgaagaggaaacaCGCGTCCTCATGTGTCTTTGATGATAAGATTTATGTAATGGGAGGATGTGACCCTTCTTGTGGGGACATAAATTGGTTCGAGATGTATGACATAAAGACTAAGACTTGGAGGACCTTACCGGAGAATCCTGACATTAAGGTGAGACAGGGAGATAATGTAGTTCGAAAGATCGATGTGGTGGAAGGAAAGATTTACGTTAAGACCGAGGCTGGGGTTAAGGATTGGGTTTATAATGTGAAGGAAGGTAAGTGGAGTGTTGCTGAGGAGCAGTTGAGCCTACTATGGTCGAAATCTTGGTGTGTGATTGACAATGTGATGTATTGTTACTCTTGCGCTAGATACAAGTGGTATGATTTTGAGGCTAGAGAGTGGAGAGATGTGAAAGGTTTGGAATCATTGAAAAAGCACCGTACTGCTAGTACTGATTTCCGTAATTGTATGGTTGAACTAGTTAACTGTGGTGGGAAGCTCGTTATTCTTTGGGATAGGTTTCAGCGGCCTGGTCGTAGTCACAACAAGAATATTTGGTGTGCGATGGTTGCGCTCGAAAAAGGCTTTGGAGGTGCGGTTTGGGGGAAGATTGAGTGGGTTAATGTTGTGCTTACGGTCCCCAAGTCATATAACTTCTTGCGTTGTATAGCCCTTTCGGTTTGA
- the LOC104733230 gene encoding F-box/kelch-repeat protein At5g39560-like — translation MSTEEVEPPHKEEETEPQALTLLSLPEEILENILARISKWNYPNLSLVSKRFLSLLSSPQIYTTRSNIGTTEPCLYFCLELSKNRSPEWYTLWMKPPETLTDDDDISEEYSLVPVPCYLDPHCVPYDSTIAVGSEIYVIGAPYKSPPTSAVRIFDCRTNTWRDGPNMMVARENPNAVFVDGKLYVLGGCEKDESMAHWMEVLDINTQTWSFFSSYGADELRNSDSWFTINALEGKIYAMADRKDYAYDPKKGKWEVIETHLSNIWIDDWCVIDNVMYYCTNSGYCMWYDSKSRQWEEVKGSDLELLRTFNLACGVFLKLLNHSGKLLVVSAHSFEEYNRKWKRRIWCAKIALEKRNGGEIWGKIEWANSVLTVSKSYRLLSCVAISI, via the coding sequence ATGAGCACCGAAGAAGTTGAACCACCACATAAAGAGGAGGAGACCGAACCTCAGGCACTTACGCTTTTGTCTCTTCCAGAAGAAATCTTAGAGAACATCCTCGCCCGAATCTCTAAATGGAATTACCctaatctctctcttgtctccAAAAGATTCCTctcacttctctcttctccccAAATCTACACGACTCGATCTAACATCGGAACCACAGAACCATGCCTCTATTTCTGCTTAGAATTGTCTAAGAACCGATCTCCTGAATGGTACACTCTTTGGATGAAACCTCCCGAAACCCTAACGGACGATGATGATATCTCTGAAGAATATTCATTGGTTCCGGTACCTTGTTATCTCGATCCTCATTGTGTACCGTATGATTCCACTATAGCTGTTGGTTCGGAGATCTACGTAATCGGTGcaccctacaaatcaccacctACTTCAGCTGTCCGTATCTTTGATTGTAGGACTAACACGTGGCGTGATGGCCCAAATATGATGGTGGCTCGGGAGAATCCGAATGCAGTTTTTGTGGACGGGAAACTATATGTATTGGGAGGTTGTGAGAAAGACGAGTCCATGGCGCATTGGATGGAAGTACTTGACATAAACACTCAGACTTGGAGTTTCTTCTCGAGCTATGGAGCCGACGAGTTACGTAACAGCGATTCGTGGTTTACAATCAATGCGCTCGAAGGAAAGATTTACGCAATGGCTGATAGGAAGGACTATGCGTATGATCCAAAAAAAGGTAAATGGGAAGTTATAGAAACGCACTTGAGCAACATATGGATAGATGACTGGTGTGTCATAGATAATGTAATGTATTATTGTACAAACTCCGGTTATTGCATGTGGTATGACTCGAAGAGTAGACAGTGGGAAGAGGTCAAGGGGTCTGATTTGGAATTATTGCGTACATTTAACTTAGCATGTGGGGTTTTTCTTAAATTGCTTAATCATAGTGGGAAACTTTTAGTTGTGTCGGCGCACAGCTTTGAGGAATACAACAGAAAGTGGAAAAGGAGAATTTGGTGCGCAAAAATCGCATTAGAGAAGCGCAATGGAGGTGAGATTTGGGGTAAGATAGAGTGGGCCAATTCTGTGCTTACGGTCTCCAAGTCGTATAGGTTATTGAGTTGTGTAGCTATTTCAATTTGA